The Trueperaceae bacterium genome window below encodes:
- a CDS encoding RsmD family RNA methyltransferase produces the protein MSRPRIIGGSAKGRAIETPRRGTRPSPARLREALFDIVAFEPRGRFLDLYAGSGAVGLEAASRGFDVVCVELAKEAAAVIARNARSLGLPVRVVRGDALAYAAEHPGQFDVVFAAPPYPLDLREAFLGVLASGAARPGGVYVLQHPTGFAPALPPGLEGAPARLHRYGSNALTVVRVPAR, from the coding sequence ATGTCCAGGCCTCGCATCATCGGCGGCAGCGCCAAGGGACGCGCCATCGAGACGCCGCGCCGGGGGACGCGTCCCAGCCCGGCGCGCCTCCGCGAGGCACTCTTCGACATCGTCGCCTTCGAGCCCAGGGGGCGGTTCCTAGACCTCTACGCGGGCTCCGGCGCCGTCGGCCTCGAGGCCGCCAGCCGCGGCTTCGACGTCGTCTGCGTCGAGCTCGCCAAGGAGGCCGCGGCGGTGATCGCGCGCAACGCCCGCAGCCTGGGGCTGCCCGTGCGGGTCGTGCGCGGCGACGCCCTGGCCTACGCCGCCGAGCACCCTGGCCAGTTCGACGTCGTGTTCGCGGCTCCCCCCTACCCCCTCGACCTGCGCGAGGCCTTCCTCGGCGTGCTGGCCTCCGGCGCCGCCAGGCCGGGCGGCGTCTACGTGCTGCAGCACCCGACCGGCTTCGCGCCCGCGCTGCCGCCCGGCCTGGAGGGCGCGCCGGCGCGGCTCCACCGCTACGGCTCGAACGCGCTCACGGTCGTGAGGGTGCCCGCGCGCTAG
- a CDS encoding HNH endonuclease produces the protein MHEVAERVEESGKVLRSPSAVFPVPSVIRLKRFVRTPFRQRVAFNRKNVFRRDDHVCQYCGRRTHDLTLDHVVPRSRGGPTTWENVVACCKACNARKRDRTPEEARMRLRRQPYAPRFMFTSAYGVMPDIDPIWEKYLPRHGR, from the coding sequence ATGCACGAGGTCGCCGAGCGCGTCGAGGAGTCGGGCAAGGTGCTGAGGTCGCCCAGCGCCGTCTTCCCCGTCCCCAGCGTGATCAGGCTGAAGCGCTTCGTGCGCACGCCGTTCCGCCAGCGCGTGGCCTTCAACCGCAAGAACGTCTTCCGCCGCGACGACCACGTCTGCCAGTACTGCGGCAGGCGCACCCACGACCTCACGCTCGACCACGTCGTGCCCCGCAGCCGCGGCGGGCCGACGACGTGGGAGAACGTCGTCGCCTGCTGCAAGGCGTGCAACGCCCGCAAGCGCGACCGCACCCCGGAGGAGGCCCGCATGCGCCTGCGGCGTCAGCCGTACGCGCCGCGCTTCATGTTCACGAGCGCCTACGGCGTCATGCCGGACATCGACCCGATCTGGGAGAAGTACCTGCCCCGGCACGGCCGCTAG
- a CDS encoding D-alanine--D-alanine ligase family protein, whose product MSARRVLLLCGGRSEEHEVSLASARSVLEAVSASPRLEVVPLVIGRDGAALGLEASARLLGAAPPPLPNGEARGGRPVGDPAEGGGACPGRPTRGAPGDRDADAEAPRTAGAAGDAEPARTAALARSLTDAGGSFDVVFPLLHGPFGEDGSVQGLLKLMGLPFVGSDVLGSAVSMDKLAMKAVFAAAGLPQVEHRGVTRHAFASDPEAALAPARELGTPVFVKPANLGSSIGVSRVDDPADLRASVAAALGFDRRAIVEAAAVGARELEVAVLGNDRPVASGVGEVRVRDGAAAFYDYEAKYTDGLADLIVPADVPEEVARSARAMALRAFAAVDAAGLARVDLFYLPDGRLLVNEINTIPGFTRHSMYPLLWQAAGVSYPELIERLVELALERR is encoded by the coding sequence GTGAGCGCCCGGCGGGTCCTGCTCCTCTGCGGCGGGCGCTCCGAGGAGCACGAGGTCTCGCTCGCCTCGGCGCGCTCGGTCCTCGAGGCCGTGAGCGCCTCGCCGCGGCTCGAGGTCGTGCCCCTGGTCATCGGCCGCGACGGCGCCGCGCTGGGGCTCGAGGCGTCGGCTCGCCTCCTGGGCGCGGCTCCCCCGCCCCTGCCGAACGGCGAGGCGAGGGGCGGGCGGCCCGTCGGGGACCCGGCGGAAGGAGGCGGGGCCTGTCCGGGACGGCCGACCCGCGGCGCCCCGGGCGACCGCGACGCGGACGCGGAAGCGCCGAGGACCGCCGGCGCCGCCGGCGACGCCGAGCCCGCGCGGACCGCCGCCCTGGCGCGCAGCCTCACCGACGCCGGCGGCTCGTTCGACGTCGTCTTCCCGCTCCTCCACGGGCCCTTCGGCGAGGACGGCAGCGTGCAGGGTCTCCTCAAGCTCATGGGCCTGCCCTTCGTCGGCAGCGACGTGCTGGGCAGCGCCGTGTCGATGGACAAGCTGGCGATGAAGGCCGTGTTCGCCGCGGCCGGCCTGCCGCAGGTCGAGCACCGCGGCGTGACGCGCCACGCCTTCGCGAGCGACCCCGAGGCCGCCCTGGCGCCGGCGCGCGAGCTCGGCACGCCCGTGTTCGTGAAGCCGGCGAACCTCGGCTCGTCGATCGGGGTCTCGCGCGTCGACGACCCCGCCGACCTGCGGGCCTCCGTGGCCGCCGCGCTCGGCTTCGACAGGCGGGCGATCGTAGAGGCCGCCGCGGTGGGGGCGAGGGAGCTCGAGGTCGCGGTGCTGGGCAACGACAGGCCCGTAGCGAGCGGCGTGGGCGAGGTCCGCGTGCGCGACGGCGCCGCCGCCTTCTACGACTACGAGGCCAAGTACACCGACGGCCTGGCCGACCTCATCGTCCCGGCGGACGTGCCCGAGGAGGTCGCCCGCAGCGCCCGCGCCATGGCGCTGCGCGCGTTCGCCGCCGTCGACGCCGCCGGGCTCGCCCGCGTCGACCTCTTCTACCTGCCCGACGGTCGGCTGCTCGTCAACGAGATCAACACGATCCCCGGCTTCACGCGGCACAGCATGTACCCGCTCCTCTGGCAGGCGGCCGGCGTCTCCTACCCGGAGCTCATCGAGCGCCTCGTCGAGCTGGCCCTGGAGCGTCGCTAG
- a CDS encoding enoyl-CoA hydratase-related protein — protein sequence MPDVTIHDDGPVRVLTLDRPAVRNALSRALREELRAALADAEADDAVRSVVITGAGEAFCAGLDLRELEATAALTREQHREDTLQLAGLLTAIHSCPKPVVAAVNGPAVAGGAGIVTACDVALAAPEARLGYTETRIGFVPALVAVLLLRQVGEKHARELLLGAHLVDASRAAEIGLVNRVVEETPVLEAAVALARRLARNAPGSLAATKGLLARLPGLTFEEGLAAAVEVNVAIRAGDEIREGVRAFLEKREPSWRA from the coding sequence ATGCCTGACGTGACCATCCACGACGACGGGCCCGTGCGCGTGCTGACCCTCGACCGCCCGGCGGTCAGGAACGCCCTCTCGCGCGCGCTGCGCGAGGAGCTGCGCGCGGCGCTGGCGGACGCCGAGGCGGACGACGCCGTGCGGTCCGTGGTCATCACCGGCGCCGGCGAGGCGTTCTGCGCCGGGCTCGACCTGCGCGAGCTGGAGGCGACGGCCGCCCTCACGCGCGAGCAGCACCGGGAGGACACGCTCCAGCTCGCCGGGCTCCTGACCGCCATCCACAGCTGCCCCAAGCCGGTGGTCGCGGCCGTGAACGGTCCGGCGGTGGCCGGCGGGGCGGGCATCGTCACGGCCTGCGACGTGGCCCTGGCCGCCCCCGAGGCGCGGCTCGGCTACACGGAGACCCGCATCGGCTTCGTGCCCGCGCTCGTCGCCGTGCTGCTGCTGCGCCAGGTCGGCGAGAAGCACGCCCGCGAGCTGCTGCTGGGCGCGCACCTGGTCGACGCGAGCCGGGCGGCCGAGATCGGCCTCGTGAACCGCGTGGTCGAGGAGACGCCGGTCCTGGAGGCCGCGGTGGCGCTGGCGCGGCGCCTGGCGCGGAACGCCCCCGGCTCCCTGGCGGCGACGAAGGGCCTGCTCGCTAGGCTGCCCGGCCTGACCTTCGAGGAGGGCCTGGCGGCCGCCGTCGAGGTCAACGTGGCCATCCGCGCGGGCGACGAGATCCGCGAGGGCGTCCGCGCCTTCCTCGAGAAGCGCGAGCCGTCGTGGCGGGCGTGA
- a CDS encoding LEA type 2 family protein translates to MTPKRLSLVALAAVAALVLSSCAPGARMLSAPTFALDARGSGFVRIDPPGVGDGSALFRLSLVAQNPNPFALRLSALEGDLFLQDVRAAAVSFRGGLELPASGSSRVVVDVRVPLAAAPALLESLANVLGGGRARYRVDASVAVEVLGTTQRFPRFTLVEGSLETGLALVAPSVALGSASLRVEGLNRVAVDMELNVTNPGPIGYLLSSPQLVLQVGGQDAAVARLEPVPVPANGSAVATLSFAFDPFRLGSALADQVRAAAAGGGLAVTLRGGWGLDAAGIATLDLSPTRLLEAVVR, encoded by the coding sequence GTGACCCCGAAGCGTCTCAGCCTCGTCGCCCTGGCGGCGGTCGCCGCCCTGGTCCTGTCGTCGTGCGCCCCGGGCGCGCGCATGCTCTCGGCCCCCACGTTCGCGCTCGACGCGCGCGGCTCCGGCTTCGTGCGCATCGACCCGCCAGGCGTGGGCGACGGCTCCGCCCTCTTCCGCCTCTCCCTCGTCGCCCAGAACCCGAACCCCTTCGCGCTGCGCCTCTCCGCGCTCGAGGGCGACCTGTTCCTCCAGGACGTGCGCGCCGCCGCCGTCAGCTTCCGCGGCGGGCTCGAGCTGCCGGCCAGCGGCTCCTCGCGCGTCGTCGTCGACGTGCGCGTGCCGCTCGCGGCCGCGCCGGCCCTGCTCGAGTCGCTGGCGAACGTTCTGGGCGGGGGGAGGGCGCGCTACCGCGTCGACGCCTCCGTGGCCGTGGAGGTGCTCGGCACCACGCAGCGCTTCCCGCGCTTCACGCTCGTCGAGGGCTCCCTCGAGACCGGCCTCGCCCTCGTGGCGCCGAGCGTCGCCCTCGGCTCCGCCAGCCTGCGCGTCGAGGGCCTGAACCGCGTCGCCGTCGACATGGAGCTGAACGTCACGAACCCCGGCCCGATCGGCTACCTGCTCTCCTCGCCACAGCTCGTGCTGCAGGTCGGCGGGCAGGACGCCGCCGTCGCCCGCCTCGAGCCGGTGCCCGTGCCGGCGAACGGCAGCGCCGTCGCCACGCTGTCCTTCGCGTTCGACCCGTTCCGCCTCGGCTCGGCGCTGGCCGATCAGGTGCGCGCCGCCGCCGCCGGAGGCGGCCTGGCCGTCACGCTGCGGGGCGGCTGGGGCCTCGACGCCGCTGGCATCGCCACGCTCGACCTCAGCCCGACCCGCCTCCTCGAGGCCGTCGTGCGCTAG
- a CDS encoding MMPL family transporter: MFAPLARTVARHPRRVLAAWLLLALAAAPFAARVGEVLTAEPEPPATGVARRVADLLGSEFALPQGEVLVAVATPAAGAGGAAFREAAGRTAEAVAALPGVAYVRDGSGAAGLGAGGDAAGRALFVVGLEPQSQDDARATVDAVRRAFADAPAATFELAGGVATLMEVEEVSQRDARRAELYGLPLSLAILLLAFGAVVAAGLPLVSAVTTVVVSSALLFAVGQALEFAVFTRTVVTMLGLATGIDYALLMVTRFREELAAGLGARDAAERTTREAGKAVAFSGLTVVLALLSLLVPPVGFIRSIGVATTVVLVVAVLVAITAVPATLALLGENVDRLRVSRRRPGTRSRRFWRRQADRILGRPALWAVAGVVVLVALALPALRLQVGEPGARGMSPETEARRVVEALADEGLAGLLAPFDVVVDLGDAGFFSPAGVRSVSLLDRALTGLPGVKTVVSPFALRSVPRLLLYQFYASAETARRSEVAPLVEATVSETGRYALLRVLPDAALTPAAGAELLERLRASLASTGLTGLVGGRYVEHLESARAVYGRFPLALAVVGLATTLLLGRAFRSLLIPLKAVLLNALTVAAAFGVLVLTFQDGALAGLVGDATLGFVDTSAPLFVFAMVFGLSMDYEVFLVSRIREGHERGLSDRDAVVHAVAATGGVITSAAAVMVTVFAILMFSHVELIKALGLGLTVAIVLDATLVRLALVPSLMLLAGRWNWWLPGRRGAPSARRPRGGGSG; the protein is encoded by the coding sequence GTGTTCGCGCCCCTGGCCCGCACCGTAGCGCGCCACCCGCGCCGCGTCCTGGCCGCCTGGCTGCTGCTCGCCCTGGCCGCGGCGCCTTTCGCGGCGCGCGTGGGCGAGGTGCTGACGGCCGAGCCGGAGCCGCCGGCGACGGGCGTCGCCCGCCGCGTCGCCGACCTCCTCGGCAGCGAGTTCGCTCTCCCTCAGGGCGAGGTGCTCGTCGCCGTCGCCACGCCGGCCGCTGGCGCGGGCGGGGCCGCGTTCCGCGAGGCGGCGGGGCGGACCGCGGAGGCGGTGGCCGCGCTCCCCGGCGTCGCCTACGTGCGGGACGGGAGCGGCGCCGCGGGCCTGGGCGCGGGCGGCGACGCCGCCGGGCGGGCCCTCTTCGTCGTCGGCCTCGAGCCCCAGTCGCAGGACGACGCCCGCGCGACCGTGGACGCGGTGCGGCGGGCGTTCGCGGACGCGCCGGCGGCGACCTTCGAGCTCGCCGGCGGCGTGGCCACGCTCATGGAGGTCGAGGAGGTGAGCCAGCGCGACGCCAGGCGCGCCGAGCTCTACGGCCTCCCGCTGTCGCTGGCGATCCTGCTGCTGGCGTTCGGCGCGGTCGTGGCGGCCGGGCTGCCGCTGGTCTCCGCGGTGACGACCGTCGTCGTCTCCTCCGCCCTGCTGTTCGCGGTCGGCCAGGCGCTGGAGTTCGCGGTCTTCACGCGCACCGTGGTCACGATGCTCGGCCTCGCCACGGGCATCGACTACGCGCTCCTGATGGTGACCCGCTTCCGCGAGGAGCTGGCCGCCGGCCTGGGGGCGCGCGACGCCGCCGAGCGCACGACGAGGGAGGCGGGCAAGGCCGTGGCCTTCAGCGGCCTCACCGTCGTCCTGGCGCTGCTCTCGCTGCTGGTGCCGCCGGTGGGGTTCATCCGCTCGATAGGCGTGGCGACGACCGTGGTGCTCGTGGTCGCCGTGCTGGTGGCGATCACGGCCGTGCCGGCGACGCTGGCCCTCCTGGGGGAGAACGTCGACAGGCTGCGCGTGTCGCGCCGGCGGCCGGGCACCCGCAGCCGCCGCTTCTGGCGCCGCCAGGCCGACAGGATCCTCGGGCGCCCCGCCCTGTGGGCGGTGGCCGGGGTGGTCGTGCTCGTCGCCCTGGCCCTGCCGGCGCTGCGGCTGCAGGTGGGCGAGCCGGGCGCGCGCGGCATGTCGCCCGAGACCGAGGCGCGCCGGGTGGTCGAGGCGCTCGCCGACGAGGGCCTGGCCGGGCTGCTGGCGCCCTTCGACGTCGTCGTCGACCTGGGCGACGCCGGCTTCTTCTCTCCCGCTGGCGTGCGGTCGGTGTCGCTGCTCGACCGCGCGCTCACGGGCCTGCCCGGGGTCAAGACCGTCGTCTCGCCGTTCGCCCTGCGCAGCGTGCCGCGGCTGCTCCTCTACCAGTTCTACGCCTCGGCCGAGACCGCGCGGCGCAGCGAGGTCGCCCCGCTGGTGGAGGCCACGGTGAGCGAGACGGGACGCTACGCCCTGCTCAGGGTGCTGCCGGACGCCGCCCTGACGCCGGCGGCGGGCGCCGAGCTGCTGGAGCGCCTGCGGGCGTCCCTGGCGTCGACCGGCCTCACGGGCCTGGTGGGCGGCCGGTACGTCGAGCACCTCGAGTCGGCGCGGGCCGTCTACGGGCGCTTCCCGCTGGCCCTGGCCGTGGTGGGGCTGGCCACGACCCTGCTGCTGGGCCGGGCGTTCCGCTCGCTGCTGATCCCCCTGAAGGCCGTGCTGCTCAACGCGCTGACGGTGGCCGCCGCCTTCGGCGTGCTGGTGCTGACCTTCCAGGACGGCGCCCTGGCGGGCCTCGTCGGCGACGCCACGCTGGGCTTCGTCGACACGTCGGCCCCGCTCTTCGTCTTCGCGATGGTGTTCGGCCTGTCGATGGACTACGAGGTGTTCCTGGTGTCGCGCATACGCGAGGGCCACGAGCGCGGCCTGTCGGACCGCGACGCCGTGGTGCACGCCGTGGCGGCGACGGGCGGCGTGATCACCAGCGCCGCGGCCGTCATGGTCACGGTGTTCGCGATCCTGATGTTCAGCCACGTCGAGCTGATCAAGGCGCTCGGCCTCGGGCTCACCGTGGCCATCGTCCTCGACGCCACGCTGGTGCGTCTCGCCCTCGTGCCCTCGCTGATGCTGCTCGCCGGCCGCTGGAACTGGTGGTTGCCGGGGCGGCGCGGCGCCCCTAGCGCACGACGGCCTCGAGGAGGCGGGTCGGGCTGA
- a CDS encoding ABC transporter ATP-binding protein has protein sequence MPDTPASPGPQPAGRFALAATDLHKTYALGDERIAALQGVTLLVPRGQFVAVMGPSGSGKSTLLHLIGLLDAPDSGSVAIEGRSTAGMSDDELTALRRDRLGFLFQSFELIPNLTARENVLLPAEVAGRSEEAAARLEELAARLGIADRLEHRPRQLSGGQRQRVALARALINDPAVVLADEPTGNLDSRTGAEVLSLLRDGVDSHGWTVVMVTHDPVAAQAADRVVFLRDGRVAGETAGPQVKADIERFLSV, from the coding sequence ATGCCTGACACGCCCGCCTCGCCCGGCCCGCAGCCCGCCGGGCGCTTCGCCCTCGCCGCCACCGACCTCCACAAGACCTACGCCCTCGGCGACGAGCGCATCGCGGCGCTGCAGGGCGTGACGCTGCTCGTCCCGCGCGGCCAGTTCGTCGCCGTGATGGGCCCGAGCGGGAGCGGCAAGTCGACGCTGCTCCACCTCATCGGCCTGCTCGACGCGCCCGACTCGGGCAGCGTGGCCATCGAGGGGAGGTCCACCGCCGGCATGTCGGACGACGAGCTGACGGCGCTCCGCCGCGACAGGCTCGGGTTCCTCTTCCAGTCCTTCGAGCTGATCCCCAACCTCACGGCCAGGGAGAACGTCCTCCTGCCGGCCGAGGTGGCCGGCAGGAGCGAGGAGGCCGCCGCCAGGCTCGAGGAGCTGGCGGCGCGCCTGGGGATCGCCGACCGGCTCGAGCACCGTCCGCGCCAGCTCTCGGGCGGCCAGCGGCAGCGGGTGGCCCTGGCGCGGGCGCTGATCAACGACCCCGCCGTCGTCCTCGCCGACGAGCCGACGGGCAACCTCGACAGCAGGACCGGCGCCGAGGTGCTCTCCCTGCTGCGCGACGGGGTCGACTCCCACGGCTGGACCGTCGTCATGGTCACGCACGACCCCGTCGCGGCGCAGGCCGCGGACCGCGTGGTGTTCCTGCGCGACGGGCGCGTGGCCGGCGAGACGGCGGGACCGCAGGTCAAGGCCGACATCGAGCGCTTCCTCAGCGTCTGA
- a CDS encoding FtsX-like permease family protein, with protein MSTLSRLAWRNLLRHPWRSLATVLGIGLGIAAVLTTLSVGDNVEANLRSTLQAAAGKADLVVTPGASGRLVFPAEPVLGEVASYPGVAAAYPVLNTRAEPERAVEEFERSAIPGVDSGFQVQGRVTEAAEDLPVELSAGSLPRAGTNGIAVADGFAALRGIEVGDVVPFLFAAGRAELTVTGLLDDGVGAASTNGGRVGVMHISDVQELVNLRGRVSLIEVLVAEAGQVDEVREGLQALVGDDLAVTLPAVTGDFAAGFTETLQSGLSVLAATLLALGAFLAYNTFMASVVERTREHALLRTIALTRRAVMRLALYEALALAALGIVAGVLLGLLLSYVVTALNAATLGFEFRTLVVPVRSVLLASVLGVFAALVAGVLPAWSASRTAPMAAVQRPEPAPDRRLVWLGAALMLVGAGLALVPFSPFAALVAVCVALALFFAGVSLAAPGLLGPVLRLLRPALLRLFGAPGRLAVSFAERNAPRNGVAIGTVVVGTGLVIGVGSMVASINDAIASWMDTTVVGDLYVTTPVSFPADFAARAEAVPGVDVASGVGIRLVRFRSEEQPRGRSIAVVLADPERFDPESGFGSLQYIPGHGDPVSGHAALERGDAVLVSNTMLDRHGFDVGDTIALRTSRGFEEFPVAGVIVDFTGGGESVLASIERLPDFGGGTPDLFILTVDPGEDPAAVRERLLEEFPDLYLDATLNVDYRRNVLRITDQAFATTRVLLVIALIVAVLGVANTLGMNLVSRGHEIAVLRTIGLTRAGLRRLVVAEGIVITAIGGAVGAAFGLLLARVVTTGAGAVTGFRLEPVFPASLALLALLASPLVGLVASLLPARRAGQLAPARALANWSQHA; from the coding sequence GTGAGCACGCTGTCGAGGCTCGCTTGGCGCAACCTGCTCAGGCACCCCTGGCGCTCCCTGGCCACGGTGCTCGGCATCGGCCTCGGGATCGCCGCCGTCCTCACGACGCTGTCGGTGGGCGACAACGTCGAGGCGAACCTCCGCAGCACCCTGCAGGCCGCGGCCGGCAAGGCCGACCTCGTGGTCACGCCGGGCGCCTCGGGACGCCTCGTCTTCCCCGCCGAGCCGGTGCTCGGCGAGGTCGCCTCCTACCCCGGCGTGGCGGCCGCCTACCCCGTGCTGAACACGCGCGCCGAGCCGGAGCGCGCCGTGGAGGAGTTCGAGCGGTCGGCGATCCCCGGCGTCGACAGCGGCTTCCAGGTGCAGGGACGCGTCACCGAGGCCGCCGAGGACCTGCCAGTCGAGCTGTCCGCCGGCAGCCTGCCGCGGGCCGGGACGAACGGCATCGCCGTCGCCGACGGCTTCGCCGCGCTGCGCGGCATCGAGGTGGGGGACGTGGTCCCCTTCCTGTTCGCCGCCGGGCGCGCCGAGCTGACGGTCACGGGCCTCCTCGACGACGGCGTCGGCGCCGCCAGCACGAACGGCGGACGCGTCGGCGTCATGCACATCAGCGACGTCCAGGAGCTCGTGAACCTGCGGGGGCGCGTCTCCCTGATCGAGGTGCTCGTGGCCGAGGCCGGGCAGGTCGACGAGGTGAGGGAGGGCCTGCAGGCCCTGGTGGGCGACGACCTCGCCGTCACTCTCCCCGCCGTCACCGGCGACTTCGCGGCCGGCTTCACCGAGACGCTGCAGTCGGGTCTGTCGGTGCTGGCGGCCACCCTGCTCGCCCTCGGCGCCTTCCTCGCCTACAACACGTTCATGGCCTCGGTCGTCGAGCGCACGCGCGAGCACGCGCTGCTCCGCACGATCGCCCTGACGAGGCGGGCCGTGATGCGGCTGGCGCTCTACGAGGCCCTGGCGCTCGCGGCGCTCGGCATCGTCGCCGGCGTGCTGCTGGGCCTGCTGCTCTCCTACGTCGTGACCGCGCTGAACGCCGCCACGCTGGGCTTCGAGTTCCGCACGCTGGTGGTGCCGGTGCGCAGCGTGCTCCTGGCCAGCGTGCTCGGCGTCTTCGCCGCGCTGGTGGCCGGCGTGCTGCCGGCCTGGAGCGCCTCGCGTACCGCGCCCATGGCCGCGGTGCAGCGCCCGGAGCCGGCGCCGGACAGGCGCCTCGTCTGGCTCGGCGCGGCGCTGATGCTCGTGGGCGCCGGGCTGGCGCTCGTGCCCTTCTCCCCGTTCGCTGCCCTGGTGGCCGTGTGCGTGGCGCTGGCCCTGTTCTTCGCCGGCGTCTCCCTGGCCGCCCCGGGCCTGCTCGGGCCGGTGCTGCGCCTGCTGAGGCCCGCCCTGCTGCGCCTCTTCGGCGCGCCCGGCCGCCTGGCCGTGAGCTTCGCCGAGCGCAACGCGCCGCGCAACGGCGTGGCCATCGGCACCGTGGTCGTGGGGACCGGCCTCGTGATCGGCGTGGGCTCGATGGTCGCGAGCATCAACGACGCCATCGCCTCGTGGATGGACACGACCGTCGTCGGCGACCTCTACGTCACGACGCCGGTGAGCTTCCCGGCGGACTTCGCCGCCCGGGCCGAGGCCGTGCCCGGCGTCGACGTCGCCAGCGGCGTCGGCATACGCCTCGTGCGGTTCAGGAGCGAGGAGCAGCCGCGGGGCCGGTCGATCGCGGTGGTCCTGGCCGACCCCGAGCGCTTCGACCCCGAGTCGGGCTTCGGCAGCCTGCAGTACATCCCCGGCCACGGCGACCCGGTGAGCGGGCACGCGGCCCTGGAGCGCGGCGACGCCGTCCTCGTCTCGAACACGATGCTCGACCGCCACGGCTTCGACGTCGGCGACACCATCGCCCTGCGCACCTCCCGCGGGTTCGAGGAGTTCCCTGTCGCCGGCGTGATCGTCGACTTCACGGGCGGCGGCGAGTCGGTGCTGGCGAGCATCGAGCGGCTGCCCGACTTCGGGGGCGGCACGCCCGACCTCTTCATCCTCACCGTCGACCCCGGCGAAGACCCCGCGGCGGTGCGCGAGCGCCTGCTCGAGGAGTTCCCCGACCTCTACCTCGACGCGACGCTCAACGTCGACTACCGCCGCAACGTCCTGCGCATCACCGACCAGGCGTTCGCGACGACGCGCGTCCTGCTGGTGATCGCCCTGATCGTGGCCGTGCTCGGCGTCGCGAACACCCTGGGCATGAACCTGGTCAGCCGCGGCCACGAGATCGCCGTGCTGCGCACGATCGGCCTCACGAGGGCCGGGCTCAGGCGGCTCGTCGTCGCCGAGGGCATCGTCATCACCGCGATAGGCGGCGCCGTCGGCGCGGCCTTCGGGCTGCTGCTGGCCCGCGTCGTCACCACCGGCGCCGGCGCCGTGACGGGCTTCCGACTCGAGCCCGTGTTCCCCGCGTCCCTGGCGCTGCTGGCGCTGCTGGCCTCGCCGCTGGTGGGGCTGGTAGCCTCCCTGCTGCCGGCGCGGCGCGCCGGACAGCTCGCGCCCGCCAGGGCGCTGGCGAACTGGAGCCAACATGCCTGA
- a CDS encoding glycosyltransferase has product MNILFVADDLYPGFGGQAKATEGHIEALLARGHAVRVIAGAEPRPSRPPPGVLVERLPSWRLGAAQTRFAHPLVSRIAPHVRWADVVHANTPAALTAVVAHLARRRGVPVVMGVHAQLETSTLQAPLVGPLVERFLTGWYRYLFGLADLLVTPTPYAARLVTHFTDREPVPVSNGIDLGAWEGLAPRAAGDGTRRLAFVGRLSPEKRPLDLLPLMHELPASYRLTVAGHGPLEPEMRQAVARRGLSSRVDLLGFVGEREKLELLCATEAFLMPSPAELQSIATLEAMASGAAVVAWGYASSAVPSLVQEAGGGVVVPPGDPRRQAAAIVALMEDERALAEARANARAYARTHDVALSAARLEELYGGLVAAARRRGGHRAAARAADARLARAAGAEARGARGRLPQGEGART; this is encoded by the coding sequence GTGAACATCCTCTTCGTAGCCGACGACCTCTACCCCGGCTTCGGCGGCCAGGCCAAGGCCACCGAGGGGCACATCGAGGCCCTGCTGGCGCGCGGCCACGCGGTGAGGGTGATCGCCGGCGCCGAGCCGCGGCCCAGCCGCCCGCCTCCCGGGGTGCTCGTCGAGAGGCTGCCGTCGTGGCGCCTGGGCGCCGCTCAGACGCGCTTCGCGCACCCGCTGGTGAGCCGCATCGCCCCGCACGTCAGGTGGGCCGACGTCGTCCACGCCAACACCCCGGCCGCCCTCACGGCCGTGGTGGCGCACCTCGCGCGCCGCCGCGGCGTGCCCGTGGTGATGGGCGTGCACGCGCAGCTCGAGACCTCCACGCTGCAGGCGCCGCTAGTGGGGCCGCTCGTGGAGAGGTTCCTCACCGGCTGGTACCGCTACCTCTTCGGCCTCGCCGACCTGCTCGTGACGCCCACCCCCTACGCCGCACGGCTCGTCACCCACTTCACCGACAGGGAGCCGGTGCCGGTGTCCAACGGCATCGACCTCGGCGCCTGGGAGGGGCTGGCCCCGCGAGCCGCCGGCGACGGGACCCGCCGCCTGGCGTTCGTCGGCCGGCTGTCGCCCGAGAAGCGCCCCCTCGACCTGCTGCCCCTGATGCACGAGCTGCCCGCGAGCTACCGCCTCACCGTCGCGGGCCACGGTCCCCTGGAGCCGGAGATGCGCCAGGCCGTGGCGCGGCGGGGCCTCTCCTCCCGCGTCGACCTGCTCGGCTTCGTCGGGGAGCGGGAGAAGCTCGAGCTCCTGTGCGCGACCGAGGCGTTCCTGATGCCGTCTCCCGCCGAGCTGCAGAGCATAGCCACGCTCGAGGCCATGGCCTCCGGCGCCGCCGTGGTCGCCTGGGGCTACGCCAGCAGCGCCGTGCCCTCGCTGGTGCAGGAGGCGGGCGGCGGCGTTGTCGTGCCGCCCGGCGACCCCCGCCGCCAGGCCGCGGCGATCGTCGCGCTCATGGAGGACGAGCGCGCGCTGGCCGAGGCGCGGGCGAACGCCAGGGCCTACGCCCGCACGCACGACGTAGCGCTGAGCGCGGCGCGGCTCGAGGAGCTCTACGGCGGCCTGGTCGCGGCGGCGCGGCGGCGCGGCGGCCACCGCGCGGCGGCGCGCGCCGCGGACGCCCGCCTCGCGCGGGCCGCCGGCGCCGAGGCCCGCGGCGCCAGGGGGCGCCTGCCGCAGGGCGAGGGCGCCAGGACGTGA